TGCGGTGGTTTTGTCGCCCAGCAGATTCAGCGGAAGCGCGGAGAACTGCCCGCGTCCGCCGCCGTGGCAGAATAAAACTTTGTAATTTGAGGGGATTTCCAGCAGATCGCGAAAATCCTGTTCCGCCTGTTCAGCCACCTGAATAAACTCTTTGCTGCGGTGGCTGATTTCCATCACAGAGGTGCCTAACCCCTGCCAGTCACGCAACTCTTCCTGAGCCACTCGTAACACATCCGCCGGCAGCATCGCCGGGCCAGAACTAAAATTGTAGACCTGAGCCATTTCCCCTCACCACGCTAAAAGCAATAAGTTTTTCCTGTGGCTATCGGTTTTATCATTCCGTTGACAGGGCTGCAACGGCTAATCCTGGCACCGGGGGGAATGTGCGCCAAATCACACAACACAATCCGCCAGCGCAGCGCCCGCTGGCGGTGGAATTTGCTGTCAGGTGACGCGGGTCGCGGTGCTTGCCTTCACCCATATATGGTTTTTGCAGCGCGGACAGGACGGTTTGACGCCTGCGTTAAACGTCACCACTTCGCTACACCGGATACAGGCGTAATCACCGGTTTCGGGGATATGTTCAAAACGCTCGCTACAATACTCCGGCAGAATCGACAGCCCCGGGCGCACCAGTTTGTCGGGATAGTAATAGACGCTGATTTGTCCGTTAGCCTCAAGGATGGCGAGTCGCACCTGCCCCAGATGCTCCACGCCTTTGGTTCGCAGCTCCATAAAGAACTCAAATTCCGTCATGTTCTCCCGGTTGAGTTTTTCCCAGGCCAGCTCACCGTCTTCAATAATGATGCGCGGTTTGCCCTCCAGCAGATCCTCAAGCTTTTCGCTACAGGACATCAGCCACATCACCAGGCGGTAGAGCAAACCGAGCGTGACGAAAACTACCAGCACCGGCAGCAGCGGCACGTCGTCGTAAAACGCCACGTCACCCGCCGCTGAGCCGAGCGTCAGGATAATCAGCACCTCAAAGAGCGACATCTGACGCACGCCGCGCCGCCCGGTGATTTTGAGAAACAGAAACACCAGAATAAAGGTGTAAAGACTGCGCAGCGCGACTTCACCCAGAAATTCAAGAGGAAATTTGTCAAGCGCCATCCGTTGCAAATCGAAAGCTTTCATATTTTTCTTACGCCATAACAGGGAGTTATCTTCATTAAGCATAGTCGCAAGATTTATTTTTGCCGCGTCGGGCGGGACGATGGCGCAGAAGGGTTAAAATCCGTATCATTGCGCGCTTTGCGTACGATAAAAGTGGATCCCATGACTCAAACCTTCATCCCCGGCAAAGATGCCGCTCTGGAAGACTCCATCGCTCGCTTCCAGCAGAAACTCACCGA
The genomic region above belongs to Cronobacter malonaticus LMG 23826 and contains:
- a CDS encoding DUF421 domain-containing protein; the encoded protein is MKAFDLQRMALDKFPLEFLGEVALRSLYTFILVFLFLKITGRRGVRQMSLFEVLIILTLGSAAGDVAFYDDVPLLPVLVVFVTLGLLYRLVMWLMSCSEKLEDLLEGKPRIIIEDGELAWEKLNRENMTEFEFFMELRTKGVEHLGQVRLAILEANGQISVYYYPDKLVRPGLSILPEYCSERFEHIPETGDYACIRCSEVVTFNAGVKPSCPRCKNHIWVKASTATRVT